The Zingiber officinale cultivar Zhangliang chromosome 9A, Zo_v1.1, whole genome shotgun sequence genome window below encodes:
- the LOC122020538 gene encoding 24-methylenesterol C-methyltransferase 2-like — protein sequence MDLSTAMWTAAVVGAAAVCWFVWVMDLAEVLSRFMGRDNVQGKYNQVRSFFLRSKEDIAAASDEDKMPSIIQTYYNLLTDIIEWKLGQSFHFSPSLPGRSDREAARIYEERIADVIAARPGQRIVDVGCGIGGPMRTIAARSGADIVGITISDYQVARAREHNRKAGLDGRCEVVCGNFLEMPFPEASFDGAYSIEATCHAPRLEDVYREVFRVLKPGALYVSCEVVTTALYRPDDPRHVETIRGIEIGGALATLRAQHELAATARQAGFEVLEERDLALPPAEPWWTRPKISRFVYLSNHVMVTILTALRIAPKGIVEVYEMLYETAGHVNYGGETGIFTPMHMILCRKPPENQ from the coding sequence ATGGATCTCTCGACGGCAATGTGGACGGCGGCGGTTGTCGGCGCTGCCGCGGTCTGCTGGTTCGTGTGGGTGATGGACTTGGCGGAAGTGCTTTCGAGATTTATGGGGCGGGATAATGTGCAGGGGAAGTACAATCAGGTCCGGTCCTTCTTTCTCCGCTCCAAGGAGGACATTGCCGCCGCGTCCGACGAAGACAAGATGCCTTCCATCATCCAAACCTACTACAATCTCCTCACTGACATCATCGAGTGGAAATTGGGGCAGTCCTTCCACTTCTCGCCCTCACTTCCCGGCCGCTCTGATCGAGAAGCCGCCCGCATCTACGAGGAGCGCATCGCTGATGTCATAGCCGCTCGTCCGGGCCAACGGATCGTCGACGTGGGATGCGGCATCGGCGGCCCGATGCGCACCATTGCTGCCCGCTCCGGCGCCGACATCGTCGGCATCACCATCAGTGACTACCAGGTCGCCCGCGCCCGCGAGCACAACCGCAAGGCCGGCCTCGACGGGCGCTGCGAAGTCGTCTGCGGCAACTTCCTCGAGATGCCCTTCCCGGAAGCCTCTTTCGACGGCGCTTACTCCATCGAGGCCACCTGCCACGCTCCCCGCCTGGAGGACGTCTACCGCGAGGTCTTCCGCGTGCTCAAGCCCGGCGCCCTCTACGTGTCCTGCGAAGTGGTCACCACCGCGCTGTACCGGCCTGACGATCCGCGCCACGTCGAGACCATCCGCGGGATCGAGATCGGAGGCGCTCTCGCAACCCTCCGCGCGCAACACGAGCTGGCCGCGACCGCGCGCCAGGCGGGCTTCGAGGTCTTGGAGGAGCGCGATCTGGCGCTACCCCCGGCGGAGCCGTGGTGGACGCGTCCGAAGATAAGCCGCTTCGTCTACTTGTCCAACCACGTGATGGTCACCATCCTCACCGCGCTGCGCATCGCCCCAAAGGGCATCGTCGAGGTCTACGAGATGCTTTACGAGACTGCGGGCCACGTGAACTATGGCGGCGAAACCGGCATCTTCACCCCCATGCACATGATCCTCTGCCGGAAACCTCCCGAAAATCAGTAA